The following coding sequences are from one Kogia breviceps isolate mKogBre1 chromosome X, mKogBre1 haplotype 1, whole genome shotgun sequence window:
- the NHSL2 gene encoding NHS-like protein 2 isoform X3: MPTKRQLSEDETTMQGVRAPEASLSLPTTADKQAAWNSPFPPPALEEKRWLQPCSTHSDIVPINVSGQQFDKHASLRHSLFNTETAVNPKSTLRRRRTIIGFSNYSQRDQGHSNSPTGSVARSTTSDVKPSHSVPGGVHGRAAISQEAQLPNLTSPVLRNPSSDPEEPLQARGGTKVPGMESMGMVYSVPSSCNGPTESTFSPSWKGDAFTYVTPSATAQSSQDNENGKSPSSGNSWISLHTLPPLVPKESATFFVIRDTPAGCSGSAGYSEHSTQRRHISERPSKIGLLTGDTSRLETGPGGASRFRERSLSVPTDTGTTDGDYDEEQKASEACALPYASTSSEGSNSADNIASLSAQQEAQQRRQRSKSISLKKAKKKPSPPTRSVSLVKDEPVLLPEGGSALPKDQRPRSLCLSLEHQGHHSSHPDTQGHPAVPTFKYPEGTQFAHHWYLTDWKSGDTYQSLSSSSTATGTTVIECTQVQGSSESLTSPSTSRATTPSQLSIEVEAREVSSPGRPTGLMSPSSGYSSQSETPTPTVSMSLTLGHLPPPSGSVRVRPVVPERKSSLPPTSPVEKMSKSRLSFDLPLTSSTNLDLSGMSISIRSKTKVSRHHSDTNFGAKLAQKTSPNQPIMPMVTQSDLRSVRLRSVSKSEPEDDIESPDYAEESGAEVFTLPERKAKPPIAEKPPLARRPPSLVHKPPSVPEEYPLTSPTLAMTPKTSIQHMRPLPQDIYTVVRKPKSFSFPEGRTLGESTAPSSLVFTPFSSSSGAFFSGTQQPPQGSTEDEGPKGRALPERISLQSQEEAEKKKGKIPPPVPKKPSVLYLPLTSPTIQMEAYTADPRLPLSPIITLEEGAKCLPTSDHLPLAGTRTTSTPQADSEREASPLGSLMEPSTEEKSVISDKTAEWIAEDDDDVFVASRTTEDLFTVIHRSKRKLLGWKEPGEAFAGGSRPTSHSPIRNTAESPISELAASAGSSGSASLDAGRNDDFKALLQKKGSKATPRSRPSAAELLKTTNPLARRIIAQFSKDYETPDNPST, translated from the exons GGCAGCAGTTTGATAAACATGCAAGTTTGCGACACTCGTTGTTTAACACAGAGACAGCCGTGAACCCCAAGTCCACCCTGAGGCGGAGGCGGACCATTATTGGATTCTCTAACTATTCCCAGCGAGACCAAG GTCACAGCAACAGCCCCACAGGCAGTGTGGCCCGCTCTACCACCTCAGACGTCAAGCCCAGCCATTCAGTTCCAGGAGGTGTTCATGGAAGAGCTGCCATCAGTCAGGAAGCTCAGTTACCAAATCTCACCTCGCCAGTACTGAGAAATCCTTCTAGTGATCCGGAAGAACCTCTCCAGGCACGTGGTGGCACAAAAGTCCCTGGCATGGAGAGCATGGGGATGGTGTACAGCGTCCCCAGTTCTTGCAATGGACCAACAGAATCAACGTTCTCCCCTTCCTGGAAGGGAGATGCTTTTACCTACGTGACTCCAAGTGCCACTGCTCAGAGCAGTCAAgacaatgaaaatggaaaaagtcCTTCCTCTGGGAATTCTTGGATCTCTCTGCACACATTGCCACCTCTGGTTCCTAAGGAGTCTGCTACCTTCTTTGTCATTCGTGATACCCCAGCAGGATGCAGTGGGTCTGCTGGCTACTCTGAGCATTCTACTCAACGAAGGCACATATCAGAACGACCCTCCAAGATTGGCCTCCTGACTGGTGATACCTCAAGGCTGGAGACAGGCCCAGGTGGGGCCAGCAGGTTCCGGGAGCGGTCACTGTCTGTACCCACAGACACAGGCACCACGGATGGGGACTATGACGAGGAGCAGAAGGCCAGTGAAGCCTGTGCCCTGCCTTATGCCAGTACAAGTTCTGAGGGCAGTAACAGTGCCGACAACATTGCCTCCCTTAGTGCCCAACAGGAGGCCCAGCAAAGAAGGCAGAGATCCAAGAGCATCTCACTCAAGAAGGCCAAGAAGAAGCCTTCCCCTCCAACTCGCAGTGTCTCGCTGGTCAAAGATGAACCAGTCCTCTTGCCAGAAGGTGGGTCAGCGCTACCCAAGgaccagaggcccaggagccTTTGCCTCTCCTTGGAACATCAAGGACATCACTCATCCCACCCAGATACTCAGGGTCACCCAGCTGTGCCAACCTTCAAATACCCAGAAGGTACACAATTCGCCCACCACTGGTATCTTACTGACTGGAAGTCTGGTGACACCTACCAATCCTTGTCCAGCTCCAGCACTGCCACTGGCACCACAGTCATTGAGTGCACCCAAGTTCAGGGCAGCTCAGAGTCTCTCACCTCCCCTTCCACCTCCAGAGCCACAACACCTTCCCAGCTTTCCATCGAGGTGGAGGCCAGGGAGGTATCCTCCCCAGGAAGGCCCACTGGGCTGATGTCACCCTCCAGTGGATACTCCAGCCAGTCAGAAACACCAACACCCACTGTCTCCATGTCCTTGACCCTGGGCCACTTGCCCCCTCCAAGCGGCAGTGTCCGGGTGCGTCCAGTGGTACCTGAGAGGAAGTCATCACTACCCCCAACATCACCAGTGGAGAAAATGTCCAAGTCACGGCTATCATTTGACCTACCGTTGACCTCTTCAACCAACCTGGACCTGTCTGGGATGAGTATCTCCATCCGAAGCAAAACCAAGGTGAGCCGGCATCACTCAGATACAAATTTTGGGGCCAAGCTGGCCCAGAAAACTAGCCCCAACCAGCCAATCATGCCCATGGTTACTCAGTCTGACTTACGTTCTGTTCGCCTGAGGTCAGTCAGCAAGTCTGAACCAGAAGATGACATTGAGAGCCCTGACTATGCTGAGGAGTCGGGAGCTGAAGTCTTCACCTTGCCAGAGAGAAAGGCAAAGCCTCCCATAGCCGAGAAGCCCCCACTGGCCCGAAGGCCTCCAAGCTTGGTCCACAAGCCACCGTCTGTCCCTGAGGAGTACCCACTAACTTCTCCTACCTTGGCTATGACCCCCAAGACCTCAATTCAACATATGAGGCCACTCCCTCAAGATATATACACGGTGGTGCGGAAACCAAAGTCCTTCAGCTTCCCTGAGGGCAGAACCCTGGGGGAGTCAACAGCACCCTCATCTCTTGTTTTCACGCCTTTTTCCAGTTCCTCTGGTGCTTTCTTCTCAGGAACACAGCAACCTCCCCAGGGAAGTACAGAGGATGAGGGCCCCAAGGGGAGAGCTCTACCTGAAAGAATTAGCCTCCAGAGCCAAGAAGAagctgagaaaaagaaaggcaagatTCCACCTCCTGTACCAAAAAAGCCCAGCGTGCTGTACCTGCCTCTCACCTCACCTACAATTCAAATGGAGGCCTACACGGCTGATCCAAGGCTGCCTCTCAGCCCCATCATCACCCTGGAGGAAGGTGCCAAGTGTCTCCCAACTAGCGACCACCTGCCATTAGCTGGTACAAGGACAACCTCCACGCCACAGGCTGACAGTGAAAGGGAGGCAAGCCCTCTGG GGAGCTTGATGGAACCAAGCACCGAAGAAAAAAGTGTAATCAGTGATAAAACAGCTGAATGGATTGcggaagatgatgatgatgtgttTGTGGCTTCACGAACAACTGAAGATTTATTTACTGTGATCCACAG GTCCAAAAGAAAGCTCCTTGGCTGGAAGGAGCCTGGTGAGGCCTTTGCTGGTGGCAGCAGACCAACCTCTCACTCACCAATAAGGAACACGGCTGAGTCTCCCATCAGTGAGTTGGCTGCCTCTGCAGGGTCAAGCGGCAGTGCCAGCCTAGATGCTGGCAGAAATGATGATTTCAAGGCCTTGCTACAGAAGAAGGGAAGCAAGGCAACTCCAAGGTCCCGCCCCTCAGCAGCAGAACTGCTGAAGACCACTAACCCACTGGCTCGGCGAATTATTGCACAATTTTCAAAAGACTACGAAACCCCTGATAACCCCAGTACCTAA
- the NHSL2 gene encoding NHS-like protein 2 isoform X4, whose product MERAEAITLFWSRGAAANSGRENATATAHSRSSWRQPVNVFLSSGRPPSVEELLREAQLNLQSLLQGQQFDKHASLRHSLFNTETAVNPKSTLRRRRTIIGFSNYSQRDQGHSNSPTGSVARSTTSDVKPSHSVPGGVHGRAAISQEAQLPNLTSPVLRNPSSDPEEPLQARGGTKVPGMESMGMVYSVPSSCNGPTESTFSPSWKGDAFTYVTPSATAQSSQDNENGKSPSSGNSWISLHTLPPLVPKESATFFVIRDTPAGCSGSAGYSEHSTQRRHISERPSKIGLLTGDTSRLETGPGGASRFRERSLSVPTDTGTTDGDYDEEQKASEACALPYASTSSEGSNSADNIASLSAQQEAQQRRQRSKSISLKKAKKKPSPPTRSVSLVKDEPVLLPEGGSALPKDQRPRSLCLSLEHQGHHSSHPDTQGHPAVPTFKYPEGTQFAHHWYLTDWKSGDTYQSLSSSSTATGTTVIECTQVQGSSESLTSPSTSRATTPSQLSIEVEAREVSSPGRPTGLMSPSSGYSSQSETPTPTVSMSLTLGHLPPPSGSVRVRPVVPERKSSLPPTSPVEKMSKSRLSFDLPLTSSTNLDLSGMSISIRSKTKVSRHHSDTNFGAKLAQKTSPNQPIMPMVTQSDLRSVRLRSVSKSEPEDDIESPDYAEESGAEVFTLPERKAKPPIAEKPPLARRPPSLVHKPPSVPEEYPLTSPTLAMTPKTSIQHMRPLPQDIYTVVRKPKSFSFPEGRTLGESTAPSSLVFTPFSSSSGAFFSGTQQPPQGSTEDEGPKGRALPERISLQSQEEAEKKKGKIPPPVPKKPSVLYLPLTSPTIQMEAYTADPRLPLSPIITLEEGAKCLPTSDHLPLAGTRTTSTPQADSEREASPLGSLMEPSTEEKSVISDKTAEWIAEDDDDVFVASRTTEDLFTVIHRSKRKLLGWKEPGEAFAGGSRPTSHSPIRNTAESPISELAASAGSSGSASLDAGRNDDFKALLQKKGSKATPRSRPSAAELLKTTNPLARRIIAQFSKDYETPDNPST is encoded by the exons GGCAGCAGTTTGATAAACATGCAAGTTTGCGACACTCGTTGTTTAACACAGAGACAGCCGTGAACCCCAAGTCCACCCTGAGGCGGAGGCGGACCATTATTGGATTCTCTAACTATTCCCAGCGAGACCAAG GTCACAGCAACAGCCCCACAGGCAGTGTGGCCCGCTCTACCACCTCAGACGTCAAGCCCAGCCATTCAGTTCCAGGAGGTGTTCATGGAAGAGCTGCCATCAGTCAGGAAGCTCAGTTACCAAATCTCACCTCGCCAGTACTGAGAAATCCTTCTAGTGATCCGGAAGAACCTCTCCAGGCACGTGGTGGCACAAAAGTCCCTGGCATGGAGAGCATGGGGATGGTGTACAGCGTCCCCAGTTCTTGCAATGGACCAACAGAATCAACGTTCTCCCCTTCCTGGAAGGGAGATGCTTTTACCTACGTGACTCCAAGTGCCACTGCTCAGAGCAGTCAAgacaatgaaaatggaaaaagtcCTTCCTCTGGGAATTCTTGGATCTCTCTGCACACATTGCCACCTCTGGTTCCTAAGGAGTCTGCTACCTTCTTTGTCATTCGTGATACCCCAGCAGGATGCAGTGGGTCTGCTGGCTACTCTGAGCATTCTACTCAACGAAGGCACATATCAGAACGACCCTCCAAGATTGGCCTCCTGACTGGTGATACCTCAAGGCTGGAGACAGGCCCAGGTGGGGCCAGCAGGTTCCGGGAGCGGTCACTGTCTGTACCCACAGACACAGGCACCACGGATGGGGACTATGACGAGGAGCAGAAGGCCAGTGAAGCCTGTGCCCTGCCTTATGCCAGTACAAGTTCTGAGGGCAGTAACAGTGCCGACAACATTGCCTCCCTTAGTGCCCAACAGGAGGCCCAGCAAAGAAGGCAGAGATCCAAGAGCATCTCACTCAAGAAGGCCAAGAAGAAGCCTTCCCCTCCAACTCGCAGTGTCTCGCTGGTCAAAGATGAACCAGTCCTCTTGCCAGAAGGTGGGTCAGCGCTACCCAAGgaccagaggcccaggagccTTTGCCTCTCCTTGGAACATCAAGGACATCACTCATCCCACCCAGATACTCAGGGTCACCCAGCTGTGCCAACCTTCAAATACCCAGAAGGTACACAATTCGCCCACCACTGGTATCTTACTGACTGGAAGTCTGGTGACACCTACCAATCCTTGTCCAGCTCCAGCACTGCCACTGGCACCACAGTCATTGAGTGCACCCAAGTTCAGGGCAGCTCAGAGTCTCTCACCTCCCCTTCCACCTCCAGAGCCACAACACCTTCCCAGCTTTCCATCGAGGTGGAGGCCAGGGAGGTATCCTCCCCAGGAAGGCCCACTGGGCTGATGTCACCCTCCAGTGGATACTCCAGCCAGTCAGAAACACCAACACCCACTGTCTCCATGTCCTTGACCCTGGGCCACTTGCCCCCTCCAAGCGGCAGTGTCCGGGTGCGTCCAGTGGTACCTGAGAGGAAGTCATCACTACCCCCAACATCACCAGTGGAGAAAATGTCCAAGTCACGGCTATCATTTGACCTACCGTTGACCTCTTCAACCAACCTGGACCTGTCTGGGATGAGTATCTCCATCCGAAGCAAAACCAAGGTGAGCCGGCATCACTCAGATACAAATTTTGGGGCCAAGCTGGCCCAGAAAACTAGCCCCAACCAGCCAATCATGCCCATGGTTACTCAGTCTGACTTACGTTCTGTTCGCCTGAGGTCAGTCAGCAAGTCTGAACCAGAAGATGACATTGAGAGCCCTGACTATGCTGAGGAGTCGGGAGCTGAAGTCTTCACCTTGCCAGAGAGAAAGGCAAAGCCTCCCATAGCCGAGAAGCCCCCACTGGCCCGAAGGCCTCCAAGCTTGGTCCACAAGCCACCGTCTGTCCCTGAGGAGTACCCACTAACTTCTCCTACCTTGGCTATGACCCCCAAGACCTCAATTCAACATATGAGGCCACTCCCTCAAGATATATACACGGTGGTGCGGAAACCAAAGTCCTTCAGCTTCCCTGAGGGCAGAACCCTGGGGGAGTCAACAGCACCCTCATCTCTTGTTTTCACGCCTTTTTCCAGTTCCTCTGGTGCTTTCTTCTCAGGAACACAGCAACCTCCCCAGGGAAGTACAGAGGATGAGGGCCCCAAGGGGAGAGCTCTACCTGAAAGAATTAGCCTCCAGAGCCAAGAAGAagctgagaaaaagaaaggcaagatTCCACCTCCTGTACCAAAAAAGCCCAGCGTGCTGTACCTGCCTCTCACCTCACCTACAATTCAAATGGAGGCCTACACGGCTGATCCAAGGCTGCCTCTCAGCCCCATCATCACCCTGGAGGAAGGTGCCAAGTGTCTCCCAACTAGCGACCACCTGCCATTAGCTGGTACAAGGACAACCTCCACGCCACAGGCTGACAGTGAAAGGGAGGCAAGCCCTCTGG GGAGCTTGATGGAACCAAGCACCGAAGAAAAAAGTGTAATCAGTGATAAAACAGCTGAATGGATTGcggaagatgatgatgatgtgttTGTGGCTTCACGAACAACTGAAGATTTATTTACTGTGATCCACAG GTCCAAAAGAAAGCTCCTTGGCTGGAAGGAGCCTGGTGAGGCCTTTGCTGGTGGCAGCAGACCAACCTCTCACTCACCAATAAGGAACACGGCTGAGTCTCCCATCAGTGAGTTGGCTGCCTCTGCAGGGTCAAGCGGCAGTGCCAGCCTAGATGCTGGCAGAAATGATGATTTCAAGGCCTTGCTACAGAAGAAGGGAAGCAAGGCAACTCCAAGGTCCCGCCCCTCAGCAGCAGAACTGCTGAAGACCACTAACCCACTGGCTCGGCGAATTATTGCACAATTTTCAAAAGACTACGAAACCCCTGATAACCCCAGTACCTAA
- the NHSL2 gene encoding NHS-like protein 2 isoform X5: MQGVRAPEASLSLPTTADKQAAWNSPFPPPALEEKRWLQPCSTHSDIVPINVSGQQFDKHASLRHSLFNTETAVNPKSTLRRRRTIIGFSNYSQRDQGHSNSPTGSVARSTTSDVKPSHSVPGGVHGRAAISQEAQLPNLTSPVLRNPSSDPEEPLQARGGTKVPGMESMGMVYSVPSSCNGPTESTFSPSWKGDAFTYVTPSATAQSSQDNENGKSPSSGNSWISLHTLPPLVPKESATFFVIRDTPAGCSGSAGYSEHSTQRRHISERPSKIGLLTGDTSRLETGPGGASRFRERSLSVPTDTGTTDGDYDEEQKASEACALPYASTSSEGSNSADNIASLSAQQEAQQRRQRSKSISLKKAKKKPSPPTRSVSLVKDEPVLLPEGGSALPKDQRPRSLCLSLEHQGHHSSHPDTQGHPAVPTFKYPEGTQFAHHWYLTDWKSGDTYQSLSSSSTATGTTVIECTQVQGSSESLTSPSTSRATTPSQLSIEVEAREVSSPGRPTGLMSPSSGYSSQSETPTPTVSMSLTLGHLPPPSGSVRVRPVVPERKSSLPPTSPVEKMSKSRLSFDLPLTSSTNLDLSGMSISIRSKTKVSRHHSDTNFGAKLAQKTSPNQPIMPMVTQSDLRSVRLRSVSKSEPEDDIESPDYAEESGAEVFTLPERKAKPPIAEKPPLARRPPSLVHKPPSVPEEYPLTSPTLAMTPKTSIQHMRPLPQDIYTVVRKPKSFSFPEGRTLGESTAPSSLVFTPFSSSSGAFFSGTQQPPQGSTEDEGPKGRALPERISLQSQEEAEKKKGKIPPPVPKKPSVLYLPLTSPTIQMEAYTADPRLPLSPIITLEEGAKCLPTSDHLPLAGTRTTSTPQADSEREASPLGSLMEPSTEEKSVISDKTAEWIAEDDDDVFVASRTTEDLFTVIHRSKRKLLGWKEPGEAFAGGSRPTSHSPIRNTAESPISELAASAGSSGSASLDAGRNDDFKALLQKKGSKATPRSRPSAAELLKTTNPLARRIIAQFSKDYETPDNPST; this comes from the exons GGCAGCAGTTTGATAAACATGCAAGTTTGCGACACTCGTTGTTTAACACAGAGACAGCCGTGAACCCCAAGTCCACCCTGAGGCGGAGGCGGACCATTATTGGATTCTCTAACTATTCCCAGCGAGACCAAG GTCACAGCAACAGCCCCACAGGCAGTGTGGCCCGCTCTACCACCTCAGACGTCAAGCCCAGCCATTCAGTTCCAGGAGGTGTTCATGGAAGAGCTGCCATCAGTCAGGAAGCTCAGTTACCAAATCTCACCTCGCCAGTACTGAGAAATCCTTCTAGTGATCCGGAAGAACCTCTCCAGGCACGTGGTGGCACAAAAGTCCCTGGCATGGAGAGCATGGGGATGGTGTACAGCGTCCCCAGTTCTTGCAATGGACCAACAGAATCAACGTTCTCCCCTTCCTGGAAGGGAGATGCTTTTACCTACGTGACTCCAAGTGCCACTGCTCAGAGCAGTCAAgacaatgaaaatggaaaaagtcCTTCCTCTGGGAATTCTTGGATCTCTCTGCACACATTGCCACCTCTGGTTCCTAAGGAGTCTGCTACCTTCTTTGTCATTCGTGATACCCCAGCAGGATGCAGTGGGTCTGCTGGCTACTCTGAGCATTCTACTCAACGAAGGCACATATCAGAACGACCCTCCAAGATTGGCCTCCTGACTGGTGATACCTCAAGGCTGGAGACAGGCCCAGGTGGGGCCAGCAGGTTCCGGGAGCGGTCACTGTCTGTACCCACAGACACAGGCACCACGGATGGGGACTATGACGAGGAGCAGAAGGCCAGTGAAGCCTGTGCCCTGCCTTATGCCAGTACAAGTTCTGAGGGCAGTAACAGTGCCGACAACATTGCCTCCCTTAGTGCCCAACAGGAGGCCCAGCAAAGAAGGCAGAGATCCAAGAGCATCTCACTCAAGAAGGCCAAGAAGAAGCCTTCCCCTCCAACTCGCAGTGTCTCGCTGGTCAAAGATGAACCAGTCCTCTTGCCAGAAGGTGGGTCAGCGCTACCCAAGgaccagaggcccaggagccTTTGCCTCTCCTTGGAACATCAAGGACATCACTCATCCCACCCAGATACTCAGGGTCACCCAGCTGTGCCAACCTTCAAATACCCAGAAGGTACACAATTCGCCCACCACTGGTATCTTACTGACTGGAAGTCTGGTGACACCTACCAATCCTTGTCCAGCTCCAGCACTGCCACTGGCACCACAGTCATTGAGTGCACCCAAGTTCAGGGCAGCTCAGAGTCTCTCACCTCCCCTTCCACCTCCAGAGCCACAACACCTTCCCAGCTTTCCATCGAGGTGGAGGCCAGGGAGGTATCCTCCCCAGGAAGGCCCACTGGGCTGATGTCACCCTCCAGTGGATACTCCAGCCAGTCAGAAACACCAACACCCACTGTCTCCATGTCCTTGACCCTGGGCCACTTGCCCCCTCCAAGCGGCAGTGTCCGGGTGCGTCCAGTGGTACCTGAGAGGAAGTCATCACTACCCCCAACATCACCAGTGGAGAAAATGTCCAAGTCACGGCTATCATTTGACCTACCGTTGACCTCTTCAACCAACCTGGACCTGTCTGGGATGAGTATCTCCATCCGAAGCAAAACCAAGGTGAGCCGGCATCACTCAGATACAAATTTTGGGGCCAAGCTGGCCCAGAAAACTAGCCCCAACCAGCCAATCATGCCCATGGTTACTCAGTCTGACTTACGTTCTGTTCGCCTGAGGTCAGTCAGCAAGTCTGAACCAGAAGATGACATTGAGAGCCCTGACTATGCTGAGGAGTCGGGAGCTGAAGTCTTCACCTTGCCAGAGAGAAAGGCAAAGCCTCCCATAGCCGAGAAGCCCCCACTGGCCCGAAGGCCTCCAAGCTTGGTCCACAAGCCACCGTCTGTCCCTGAGGAGTACCCACTAACTTCTCCTACCTTGGCTATGACCCCCAAGACCTCAATTCAACATATGAGGCCACTCCCTCAAGATATATACACGGTGGTGCGGAAACCAAAGTCCTTCAGCTTCCCTGAGGGCAGAACCCTGGGGGAGTCAACAGCACCCTCATCTCTTGTTTTCACGCCTTTTTCCAGTTCCTCTGGTGCTTTCTTCTCAGGAACACAGCAACCTCCCCAGGGAAGTACAGAGGATGAGGGCCCCAAGGGGAGAGCTCTACCTGAAAGAATTAGCCTCCAGAGCCAAGAAGAagctgagaaaaagaaaggcaagatTCCACCTCCTGTACCAAAAAAGCCCAGCGTGCTGTACCTGCCTCTCACCTCACCTACAATTCAAATGGAGGCCTACACGGCTGATCCAAGGCTGCCTCTCAGCCCCATCATCACCCTGGAGGAAGGTGCCAAGTGTCTCCCAACTAGCGACCACCTGCCATTAGCTGGTACAAGGACAACCTCCACGCCACAGGCTGACAGTGAAAGGGAGGCAAGCCCTCTGG GGAGCTTGATGGAACCAAGCACCGAAGAAAAAAGTGTAATCAGTGATAAAACAGCTGAATGGATTGcggaagatgatgatgatgtgttTGTGGCTTCACGAACAACTGAAGATTTATTTACTGTGATCCACAG GTCCAAAAGAAAGCTCCTTGGCTGGAAGGAGCCTGGTGAGGCCTTTGCTGGTGGCAGCAGACCAACCTCTCACTCACCAATAAGGAACACGGCTGAGTCTCCCATCAGTGAGTTGGCTGCCTCTGCAGGGTCAAGCGGCAGTGCCAGCCTAGATGCTGGCAGAAATGATGATTTCAAGGCCTTGCTACAGAAGAAGGGAAGCAAGGCAACTCCAAGGTCCCGCCCCTCAGCAGCAGAACTGCTGAAGACCACTAACCCACTGGCTCGGCGAATTATTGCACAATTTTCAAAAGACTACGAAACCCCTGATAACCCCAGTACCTAA